The following are encoded together in the Terriglobia bacterium genome:
- a CDS encoding GntR family transcriptional regulator has product MDHEWNDNQPIYRQLRDRVVAMILDGVLKEGDPLPSVRTVAADYRVNPLTVLKGYQQLVDEGLVETRRGRGMFINAGARRLLLQGEREKFLGEEWPRVQATIQRLGLKAEELLKDAGAAANRGPSADTAPPKTAESNPPKEER; this is encoded by the coding sequence ATGGACCATGAGTGGAATGACAATCAGCCGATTTACCGCCAGCTTCGCGACCGTGTCGTCGCGATGATACTCGACGGCGTTCTCAAGGAAGGCGATCCGTTGCCCTCCGTGCGCACAGTCGCCGCCGATTATCGCGTCAATCCGCTCACGGTCCTGAAAGGCTACCAGCAACTGGTGGACGAAGGGCTGGTCGAAACCAGGCGAGGCCGCGGCATGTTCATCAATGCCGGCGCGCGCAGATTGTTGCTGCAGGGCGAACGAGAGAAGTTTCTTGGCGAAGAATGGCCCAGGGTCCAGGCGACCATTCAGCGGCTCGGACTGAAGGCGGAAGAGCTCCTCAAGGATGCCGGCGCCGCCGCAAACCGCGGGCCGTCCGCGGACACAGCACCGCCGAAAACCGCCGAGTCGAATCCCCCCAAGGAGGAACGCTGA
- a CDS encoding ABC transporter ATP-binding protein, whose product MACIEARGLRKAFGTTIALDGINLRVEEGRILGLIGPNGAGKTTALNAILGLTSYQGELNVLGRNPWTERDQLMRDVCFIADVAVLPRWMRVWQALDYVAGVHPRFDRAKAEGFLARTTIKRGSKIRELSKGMVTQLHLALIMAIDAKLLVLDEPTLGLDILYRKQFYDSLLTDYFDRNRTIVVATHQVDEIQHVLTDVMFIDRGRIVFDCNMEELEARYLEVMVHPAQIAAARALKPMHEREVFGRSILLFDLASDHVDRQQLAALGDVRTPSIADLFVAVMGNQAIQAQGGAR is encoded by the coding sequence ATGGCATGCATAGAAGCCCGCGGCCTCCGCAAGGCCTTCGGCACAACCATCGCATTGGACGGCATCAACTTGCGTGTTGAAGAAGGCCGCATCCTGGGACTCATCGGTCCCAACGGCGCCGGCAAGACCACTGCGCTCAACGCGATTCTGGGCCTCACCTCATACCAGGGAGAATTGAACGTGCTGGGACGCAATCCCTGGACGGAGCGCGACCAGCTCATGCGGGATGTCTGCTTCATCGCCGATGTGGCCGTGTTGCCGCGCTGGATGCGGGTGTGGCAGGCGCTGGACTATGTCGCCGGCGTGCATCCGCGATTCGATCGTGCCAAAGCGGAAGGCTTTCTTGCCAGGACCACCATCAAGCGCGGCAGCAAGATCAGGGAATTGTCGAAGGGCATGGTGACCCAGCTGCATCTCGCCCTGATCATGGCCATTGACGCGAAATTGCTGGTGCTGGACGAGCCGACGCTGGGCCTGGACATCCTGTATCGGAAGCAGTTCTACGATTCCCTGCTGACTGACTACTTCGATCGCAACCGCACCATCGTCGTAGCCACACATCAGGTGGACGAGATCCAGCATGTCCTCACCGATGTCATGTTTATCGACCGCGGCCGCATCGTATTCGATTGCAACATGGAAGAACTGGAGGCGCGCTATCTGGAAGTGATGGTGCATCCAGCGCAGATCGCGGCGGCGCGGGCGCTCAAGCCAATGCACGAGCGCGAGGTCTTTGGTCGCAGCATTCTGCTGTTTGATCTGGCGTCCGATCATGTTGATCGCCAGCAACTCGCCGCGCTGGGCGACGTGCGCACACCCAGCATCGCCGACTTGTTCGTTGCCGTCATGGGCAATCAGGCCATTCAGGCACAAGGAGGGGCCAGATGA
- a CDS encoding ABC-2 transporter permease has product MNTQSDAVPESSLESQTVAPTVISPARLMYWSIRRELWENRSIYIAPLAAAAVVLVAFLFGIIALPGHRMSRVFALDPAKQRAAIVLPYDIAAGLIMATAFFVGLYYCLDALYSERRDRSILFWKSLPVSDLTTVLSKASIPFVLMLFSFVLTFVTQFIMLLLSSAVVLADGLNMATLWTHVSLLQSSLMLLYHLVTVHALWYAPIYAWLLLVSAWARRAPFLWAVLPPLAISAIEKIAFNTSHFGAWLAYRLGGPEAFNISSAPGLSAQAGGVSMTGMTSLDPEKFFSTPGLWIGLIVAVAFLFAAARLRRYRGPI; this is encoded by the coding sequence ATGAATACTCAATCCGACGCCGTACCCGAGTCCTCGCTCGAATCGCAGACCGTCGCGCCCACGGTCATCTCGCCGGCCCGCCTTATGTACTGGTCGATCCGGCGCGAGTTATGGGAGAACCGTTCGATCTATATTGCGCCACTGGCAGCGGCTGCCGTCGTTCTGGTCGCCTTCCTGTTCGGCATTATTGCTCTGCCGGGACACCGCATGAGTAGGGTGTTCGCGCTCGACCCGGCGAAGCAGCGGGCCGCGATCGTGTTGCCATACGACATTGCGGCGGGTCTGATCATGGCCACCGCCTTTTTTGTCGGGTTGTACTACTGTCTTGACGCGCTGTACAGCGAGCGCCGCGATCGCAGCATCCTGTTCTGGAAGTCACTGCCGGTTTCCGATCTCACCACGGTGCTTTCCAAGGCAAGCATTCCGTTCGTTCTCATGTTGTTCTCCTTCGTGCTCACCTTCGTCACGCAGTTCATCATGCTGCTGCTGAGCAGTGCTGTTGTCCTGGCGGACGGTTTGAACATGGCGACACTATGGACACATGTGTCGTTGCTCCAGAGTTCGCTGATGCTGCTCTATCACCTTGTGACCGTGCATGCGCTCTGGTACGCGCCCATCTACGCCTGGCTGCTGTTGGTCTCAGCCTGGGCGAGGCGCGCGCCATTCCTATGGGCCGTCTTGCCGCCGCTTGCGATCTCCGCCATCGAGAAGATTGCTTTCAACACCTCGCATTTCGGCGCCTGGCTGGCTTACCGCCTTGGGGGCCCCGAGGCTTTCAACATCTCATCGGCGCCTGGCCTCTCGGCACAGGCGGGTGGCGTGTCGATGACTGGCATGACATCACTCGATCCGGAAAAGTTCTTCAGCACGCCGGGCCTGTGGATCGGACTCATCGTCGCAGTCGCATTCCTCTTCGCAGCCGCCCGGTTGCGCCGCTATCGTGGGCCGATTTGA
- a CDS encoding sigma-70 family RNA polymerase sigma factor — MALKQDQRISEVVKREQSRLRNFIRRRVPDPRDAEDILQDVFYRLVEANRLLMPIEHVTGWLFRVARNRITDLFRKKKPEAFSDAAIADEDGELLQIEDLLPSPDAGPDALYVRNVLLDELELALDELPGEQREVFVAHELEGRSFKELAAETGVSVNTLLSHKRYAVLHLRERLQDIYDEFMKR; from the coding sequence ATGGCACTCAAACAGGACCAGCGGATCTCCGAAGTGGTCAAGCGGGAGCAGTCGCGGCTGCGCAATTTCATTCGCCGGCGCGTGCCTGACCCGCGCGACGCCGAGGACATTCTGCAGGACGTCTTCTACCGGCTGGTGGAAGCCAACCGCCTGCTGATGCCGATTGAGCACGTCACCGGCTGGCTGTTTCGCGTGGCGCGCAACCGCATCACGGACCTCTTCCGCAAGAAGAAGCCAGAGGCCTTCAGCGACGCGGCCATCGCGGACGAAGACGGCGAGCTGCTGCAGATCGAAGACCTGCTGCCATCGCCCGATGCTGGGCCGGATGCGCTCTACGTCCGCAACGTGCTTCTGGATGAGCTGGAACTTGCGCTCGACGAGCTGCCCGGCGAGCAGCGTGAAGTATTCGTGGCGCACGAGCTGGAAGGACGCAGCTTCAAAGAGCTGGCCGCCGAGACCGGCGTGAGCGTGAATACGCTGCTCTCGCACAAACGCTACGCCGTGCTGCATCTGCGCGAGCGGTTGCAGGACATTTACGACGAATTCATGAAGAGGTGA
- a CDS encoding B12-binding domain-containing radical SAM protein, translating to MKVCLISAPTANQFDSRAVGETEAARIMGELAPVGILSLAAVLEAKGLQPQVVDLNRVYYSWLQDSNRDKASFCSFAGAYFAGRDFAGVDFFGFSTVCSSYPLTLRIAAEVKRAHPESAVVLGGPQASVVDISTLRAFPWIDLVVRGEAEQTLPELVDALTAGRSLAEIPGITFRGNGDGGIVRNPEAPLVADLDALPFPAFHLFPDVRFCRHFPLELGRGCPFSCTFCSTNDFFRRRFRLKSPAQMLADMRRVKQTYGISSFELVHDMFTVDRKRVVEFCEALLQSGEEFTWGSSARTDCVDEELIALMAKAGCRGIFFGIETGSRRMQKIIDKGLELNDSTERVRSCDKFKINTAVSLMAGFPDETMDDLRDTAAFFVDSLRYDHADPQLSILAPLAGTPIQTQYKDSLVLNDDVADMSYRGWQQEPQDHAMITAHPEIFSSFYAVPMPYLEREFLKELRDFLLCGMRAFRKLLLGLHQDSGNVVHVFQQWQEWRTRNGLHFSNGDRTAYYAQTSFPADFFRFVRLHYIPAASKAPLAMTALVEYETALLGRDHESDAVGDNPGQVSDSSSDDMEGLLSPDSRLQLRRGVNVITIPADYQEIVRRLRQRGPLHDIAEKPVKLAIRRTPAGPAEVRQLTPLSAELLGLCEEGLTVQEITGEFLLRNIEIPGVPPEKACLAGIEILRQQRLIALA from the coding sequence ATGAAAGTTTGTCTCATCAGTGCGCCCACGGCCAACCAGTTCGATAGCCGTGCCGTGGGCGAAACAGAAGCAGCTCGCATCATGGGCGAGCTTGCTCCCGTCGGCATACTGAGCCTGGCCGCCGTGCTGGAAGCCAAAGGCTTGCAACCGCAAGTTGTGGATCTCAATCGCGTCTATTACAGCTGGCTGCAGGATTCGAATCGAGATAAAGCTAGTTTTTGCAGCTTTGCCGGAGCGTACTTTGCCGGCCGCGACTTTGCCGGCGTTGATTTTTTTGGCTTCAGTACGGTTTGCAGCAGCTACCCTCTGACGCTTCGCATCGCTGCGGAGGTCAAGCGAGCGCATCCCGAGTCAGCGGTCGTACTAGGCGGTCCCCAGGCTTCCGTGGTGGATATCTCCACCCTGCGCGCTTTTCCATGGATTGACCTGGTAGTGCGCGGAGAAGCGGAGCAGACCCTTCCTGAGCTTGTGGATGCGCTCACCGCGGGCCGTTCTCTCGCGGAAATCCCAGGCATCACCTTTCGCGGGAATGGTGATGGAGGAATCGTCCGCAACCCGGAAGCGCCCCTGGTCGCGGACCTGGACGCCCTGCCATTTCCCGCTTTTCATCTCTTTCCTGACGTTCGCTTCTGCCGTCACTTTCCGCTGGAGCTGGGACGCGGCTGTCCTTTTTCCTGCACCTTCTGTTCGACCAACGATTTTTTTCGCCGCCGTTTCCGGCTGAAGAGTCCGGCGCAAATGCTAGCCGACATGCGCCGGGTCAAGCAGACGTACGGCATCAGCTCTTTTGAGCTGGTGCACGACATGTTTACGGTGGACCGCAAACGCGTCGTGGAATTTTGTGAAGCCCTGCTGCAGAGCGGGGAAGAGTTCACCTGGGGCTCCAGCGCGCGCACGGATTGTGTTGACGAAGAACTGATCGCGCTCATGGCGAAAGCCGGCTGCCGCGGCATCTTCTTTGGCATTGAGACCGGCTCGCGGCGAATGCAGAAGATCATTGACAAGGGCCTGGAATTGAACGATTCGACGGAGCGCGTGCGTTCCTGCGACAAGTTCAAGATCAATACCGCAGTCTCATTGATGGCCGGCTTCCCCGACGAAACCATGGACGACCTGCGCGATACAGCAGCGTTCTTTGTGGATTCACTGCGCTATGACCACGCGGACCCTCAACTCAGCATCCTGGCCCCGCTTGCCGGTACGCCCATCCAGACGCAGTACAAGGATTCGCTGGTCCTGAATGACGATGTTGCCGACATGTCTTATCGCGGATGGCAGCAGGAGCCGCAGGACCATGCGATGATTACCGCGCATCCGGAAATATTTTCCAGCTTTTACGCCGTTCCCATGCCATACCTCGAGCGCGAATTTCTCAAGGAGTTGCGCGACTTTCTCCTGTGCGGCATGAGGGCGTTTCGAAAGCTTCTCCTGGGGCTGCATCAGGACAGCGGCAACGTGGTGCACGTGTTTCAGCAATGGCAGGAATGGCGGACCAGGAACGGACTGCACTTTTCCAACGGTGATCGCACCGCCTATTACGCGCAAACAAGCTTTCCGGCGGACTTTTTCAGGTTTGTGCGGCTGCATTACATCCCTGCTGCCAGCAAGGCGCCTTTGGCCATGACCGCGCTGGTGGAATACGAAACAGCATTGCTTGGCCGCGATCATGAATCGGACGCCGTTGGCGACAATCCTGGGCAAGTCTCCGATAGCAGTTCCGACGATATGGAAGGCCTGCTTTCTCCCGACAGCCGTCTGCAGCTGCGTCGGGGAGTCAATGTCATCACGATCCCGGCTGACTATCAGGAGATTGTCCGGCGGCTCCGGCAGAGGGGCCCGTTGCATGACATTGCCGAGAAACCAGTGAAGCTCGCCATTCGCAGGACTCCGGCGGGGCCGGCTGAAGTTCGTCAGCTCACTCCGCTCTCCGCCGAATTGCTGGGCCTTTGCGAAGAAGGCTTGACGGTACAGGAGATTACGGGAGAATTCCTGCTACGTAACATCGAAATCCCGGGTGTTCCCCCGGAGAAGGCATGTTTAGCGGGGATTGAGATACTGCGCCAGCAGCGCCTCATAGCCTTGGCGTAA
- a CDS encoding AraC family transcriptional regulator, with amino-acid sequence MNKHFRFSGSTFLKMEELGVRASQVLRRAGLSQGFIDQPRVLLNTEELFALWRAVGEVSANPAIGLLLGTETKTERFHPVGLAALSTENFRSAIEQMARYKQLTCPEEILQEKDDEEWGIQFRWLLADEVEPPVLIECCFAWVLSIARHGTGTRLSPLRVEFVQPRSHVKTIERYFGCPVVCGASRNAIVFLAADAQRPFVTRNAELLGMLAPQFEEELKQENGDENFVERVRVAIQQQLTGRRPTIEDIADALHISSRTLQRRLQDAGSSFQRVLEEARHQLARHYLNNSVLELNEAAYLLGYEDSSSFVRAFRTWEGVPPARWREKQRARAAS; translated from the coding sequence ATGAATAAGCACTTTCGCTTTTCCGGCAGCACTTTTCTCAAGATGGAAGAACTGGGAGTCCGCGCCTCTCAAGTCCTGCGCAGGGCCGGGCTTTCCCAGGGATTTATCGACCAGCCGCGCGTGCTGCTCAACACTGAGGAACTCTTTGCCCTGTGGCGTGCCGTGGGCGAAGTCAGCGCCAACCCGGCGATTGGTCTCCTGCTCGGCACAGAAACCAAGACCGAACGGTTCCACCCCGTCGGCCTCGCGGCTCTTTCCACAGAGAACTTCCGCTCAGCCATAGAACAAATGGCGCGCTACAAGCAGCTCACCTGCCCGGAAGAGATCCTGCAGGAAAAGGACGACGAAGAGTGGGGCATCCAGTTCCGCTGGCTTCTGGCTGACGAAGTCGAGCCTCCGGTGCTGATCGAATGCTGCTTCGCCTGGGTGCTCTCGATCGCTCGCCACGGCACGGGCACGCGTCTCTCGCCTCTCCGCGTTGAGTTCGTGCAACCTCGCTCGCACGTGAAGACCATTGAGCGTTACTTCGGCTGCCCCGTGGTCTGCGGAGCCTCGCGCAACGCGATCGTGTTTCTCGCCGCTGACGCTCAGCGCCCGTTCGTCACCCGCAATGCCGAGCTTCTGGGAATGCTTGCGCCGCAGTTTGAGGAGGAACTGAAGCAGGAGAACGGCGACGAGAACTTTGTCGAGCGTGTGCGCGTAGCGATACAGCAACAACTCACTGGCCGGCGTCCCACCATCGAGGACATCGCCGACGCGCTCCATATCAGTTCCCGTACTCTGCAGCGGCGTTTGCAAGACGCAGGATCCAGCTTCCAGCGCGTTTTAGAAGAAGCTCGCCACCAGCTTGCTCGCCACTATCTCAATAATTCCGTCCTCGAACTGAATGAAGCTGCCTACCTTCTCGGATACGAGGACTCCAGCTCCTTCGTTCGCGCTTTCCGCACTTGGGAAGGAGTTCCACCCGCCCGCTGGCGTGAAAAGCAGCGCGCAAGAGCAGCGTCTTAA
- a CDS encoding aldo/keto reductase, which produces MQKRKLGKSNLEVSAIGLGCMGMSFSYGPPKDKQEMTKLLHAAVERGITFFDTAEVYGPFLNEELVGEALAPFRGKVVIATKFGFDLSGSDNRPGAAGLNSRPEHIKQAVEGSLKRLKVEVIDLLYQHRVDPNVPIEDVAGAVKDLIQQGKVKHFGLSEAGVKTIRRAHAVQPVTALQSEYSLWTRTPEKEVIPTIEELGIGFVPYSPLGKGFLTGAMNDSTKFDSTDFRNTLPRFTPEALKANQALIDLLGRIAQRKKATPAQIALAWLLAQKPWIVPIPGTTKLDRLEENIGAAAVELTADDLRDIDSAASQITVHGTRYPERLEKMTGL; this is translated from the coding sequence ATGCAAAAACGCAAACTTGGAAAAAGCAATCTGGAAGTGTCGGCCATTGGACTCGGCTGCATGGGAATGAGCTTTTCGTATGGCCCGCCCAAAGACAAGCAGGAGATGACGAAACTGCTCCATGCCGCCGTGGAGCGTGGCATCACATTCTTTGATACGGCTGAGGTTTACGGCCCGTTCCTGAACGAAGAGCTGGTGGGCGAAGCCCTGGCTCCGTTCCGCGGCAAAGTGGTGATCGCCACCAAGTTCGGGTTCGATCTGAGCGGCAGCGATAATCGGCCGGGAGCGGCAGGTCTGAATAGTCGGCCAGAGCACATCAAGCAGGCCGTCGAAGGATCGCTCAAGCGGTTGAAGGTTGAGGTTATCGATCTGCTGTATCAGCATCGCGTTGACCCGAACGTGCCCATAGAGGATGTCGCCGGCGCGGTGAAGGACCTCATCCAGCAAGGCAAGGTCAAGCATTTCGGACTTTCCGAGGCAGGCGTGAAGACAATTCGCCGCGCGCACGCGGTGCAGCCGGTGACTGCTCTCCAGAGTGAGTATTCACTGTGGACACGGACCCCCGAAAAGGAAGTAATCCCGACGATCGAGGAACTCGGGATTGGTTTCGTCCCGTATAGCCCTCTCGGCAAGGGCTTCCTGACGGGAGCAATGAACGATAGCACGAAATTCGACAGCACCGACTTTCGCAACACTCTCCCTCGCTTTACGCCGGAGGCCCTAAAGGCAAACCAGGCGTTGATTGATCTGCTTGGCCGGATCGCACAACGGAAGAAAGCGACTCCTGCTCAGATCGCGCTTGCTTGGCTGCTCGCGCAAAAGCCGTGGATTGTTCCCATCCCGGGCACGACCAAACTGGACCGCCTGGAAGAGAACATTGGAGCAGCGGCAGTCGAATTGACGGCAGACGACCTGCGCGACATCGATAGCGCCGCCTCACAGATCACGGTGCATGGCACCCGGTACCCGGAACGGCTGGAGAAAATGACCGGCCTATAG
- a CDS encoding cupin domain-containing protein: MEIKRIGSQPSAKGPSDWFTGTVRIDPLFRAPDPALVQGASVTFEPGARTAWHTHPLGQTLIVTAGCGWVQREGGPVEEIRPGDVVWFSPGEKHWHGAAPTTAMSHIAIQEKKDGKVVDWMEKVSNEQYLAR, encoded by the coding sequence ATGGAAATCAAGAGAATTGGCTCGCAACCTTCTGCGAAAGGCCCCTCAGACTGGTTCACCGGCACAGTGCGGATTGACCCGCTCTTTCGGGCGCCCGACCCGGCGCTGGTTCAAGGCGCCAGCGTAACCTTTGAGCCGGGCGCACGGACTGCATGGCACACGCATCCGCTCGGGCAGACCCTCATCGTCACGGCCGGCTGCGGCTGGGTCCAGCGCGAAGGCGGACCTGTTGAGGAGATCCGGCCCGGTGATGTGGTCTGGTTCTCGCCGGGCGAAAAGCACTGGCATGGGGCTGCTCCGACCACAGCCATGTCGCACATCGCGATACAGGAAAAGAAGGACGGGAAGGTTGTGGACTGGATGGAAAAGGTCAGCAACGAACAATACCTTGCCCGCTGA
- a CDS encoding DUF4265 domain-containing protein codes for MEMNEEKMVKIKVPLPANDASGGDAEWVWAEPAGDEEFVVRNVPTFVYGLSYGDRVGAKSEGDVLVFHGVIQRGGHSTYRVYAKSDRKSPQVMSVLQALEKMHCDIEPATDKIVGIDVLPEADIYGVYRVLQEADRAGILEFDEGYCGHPVKS; via the coding sequence ATGGAAATGAATGAAGAGAAGATGGTCAAAATCAAAGTACCTCTTCCCGCAAACGATGCATCTGGAGGAGACGCCGAGTGGGTTTGGGCTGAGCCCGCTGGCGATGAGGAATTTGTGGTGCGAAACGTTCCGACCTTCGTTTATGGACTTAGTTATGGTGATAGGGTGGGTGCGAAATCAGAAGGTGATGTCCTCGTATTCCATGGAGTTATCCAACGCGGTGGTCACAGCACCTACAGGGTATACGCGAAGTCTGACCGTAAAAGTCCTCAAGTCATGAGTGTGCTTCAGGCTCTTGAGAAAATGCACTGCGATATCGAACCTGCAACGGACAAAATAGTCGGGATAGACGTTTTGCCAGAAGCAGACATCTATGGGGTGTACCGAGTTCTTCAGGAGGCTGACCGAGCTGGCATTCTCGAATTCGACGAGGGCTATTGCGGACATCCTGTGAAGTCGTAA
- a CDS encoding DUF4265 domain-containing protein, translating into MKQASLSKTKRRIKVYFDLESDENGYPPAQNEFLWCIPTDQGTYIVDNVPFFVRDISLGDEISAGKIGKTLQFSRLLHQSKNSTIRVLLKKEGLAEMIREKLDNLGCGTELMDELSLLSVTMPPDARVTETLSFLDSEAEQGNIGIEESAVRYQNLH; encoded by the coding sequence ATGAAACAGGCGAGCCTTTCAAAAACAAAGAGACGAATCAAGGTTTACTTTGATCTCGAGTCGGACGAGAACGGATATCCCCCGGCACAAAATGAGTTTCTGTGGTGCATTCCCACCGACCAAGGAACATATATTGTCGATAATGTTCCTTTCTTTGTGCGTGATATCAGTCTAGGTGACGAAATTTCAGCAGGAAAGATCGGTAAGACTTTGCAGTTTTCGCGCTTGCTTCACCAATCGAAGAATTCTACTATTCGCGTTCTCCTAAAGAAGGAAGGCTTGGCAGAGATGATACGAGAGAAGCTTGATAACCTTGGCTGTGGCACAGAGCTCATGGATGAATTATCACTGCTTTCTGTGACGATGCCACCAGATGCGCGAGTTACAGAAACACTTTCGTTCTTGGACAGCGAAGCAGAACAAGGCAATATCGGAATCGAGGAATCCGCGGTGAGATACCAGAATTTGCACTGA
- a CDS encoding PQQ-dependent sugar dehydrogenase: MQERANAGFVRIALAALLMSAVGCGGGNSTIFSAGGFALATVVTGLNAPLGLEQPNDDSGRLFVVQQSGQIRIIQNGAMLPQLFLDISAKVTNRDEMGLLGMAFHPSFATNRKFYVNYVRTQVSGQIQSVIAEYLASAANANLADPASERILLTVDQTGNFSNHKAGQLAFGPDGLLYFGLGDGGDAGDPFGNGQNTNVLLGKMMRIDVNSTDPGLQYHIPLDNPFVAGGGRPEIWAYGFRNPWRFSFDPPSGRMFIADVGQDSFEEVDLGVKDGNYGWKIMEGLHCFSPASGCNMAGLTLPIAEYSHAEGDAVIGGFVYHGSAIASLRGLYVFGDLSSGKIFTLQETSPNVWKHALVATTGKTISSFGRDQSGELYLVDIGSGTLLKIVPQ, translated from the coding sequence ATGCAAGAACGAGCGAATGCGGGCTTTGTAAGGATCGCGCTGGCGGCGTTGCTTATGTCTGCCGTTGGCTGTGGCGGCGGAAACTCCACAATATTCTCTGCCGGAGGGTTCGCGCTGGCCACAGTTGTGACGGGGCTGAATGCGCCGCTGGGGTTGGAACAACCCAACGATGATAGCGGCCGCCTGTTCGTGGTGCAGCAAAGCGGCCAGATCAGGATCATCCAGAACGGCGCGATGCTTCCCCAGCTTTTCCTGGACATCAGCGCGAAAGTCACCAATCGCGACGAAATGGGCCTGCTGGGAATGGCTTTCCATCCCAGCTTCGCGACCAACCGAAAGTTCTATGTGAACTACGTCCGCACGCAAGTGTCGGGACAGATCCAATCGGTCATCGCGGAGTATCTGGCTTCGGCGGCCAACGCCAACCTGGCCGACCCAGCGAGTGAACGCATCCTGCTGACGGTGGACCAGACCGGCAATTTTTCCAATCACAAAGCCGGACAACTGGCCTTTGGCCCGGACGGCTTGCTGTACTTTGGCCTGGGCGACGGCGGAGATGCCGGCGACCCCTTCGGCAACGGGCAAAACACCAATGTGCTACTGGGCAAAATGATGCGGATTGACGTGAACTCCACTGACCCCGGTTTGCAGTACCACATCCCCCTGGATAATCCCTTCGTCGCCGGCGGCGGGCGGCCGGAGATTTGGGCTTACGGCTTCCGCAATCCCTGGCGCTTTTCGTTTGATCCGCCCAGCGGGCGCATGTTCATCGCCGACGTGGGCCAGGACTCATTCGAAGAAGTGGACCTGGGCGTAAAGGACGGCAATTACGGCTGGAAAATCATGGAAGGCCTGCATTGTTTCAGTCCAGCGAGCGGTTGCAACATGGCCGGATTGACGCTGCCCATCGCCGAATACAGCCACGCGGAAGGCGATGCGGTGATTGGCGGGTTCGTCTATCACGGCTCGGCCATCGCCAGCCTGCGAGGGCTCTACGTGTTTGGCGACTTGAGTTCAGGCAAGATCTTTACGTTGCAGGAAACTTCTCCCAACGTTTGGAAGCACGCGCTGGTGGCGACCACGGGCAAGACCATCAGCTCCTTCGGGCGCGACCAGAGCGGCGAATTGTATCTGGTGGATATTGGTTCGGGCACGTTGTTGAAGATTGTGCCGCAGTGA